A genomic stretch from Nocardia wallacei includes:
- the recO gene encoding DNA repair protein RecO, with protein sequence MRLYRDHAVVLRQHKLGEADRIVTLLTRQHGLVRAVAKGVRRTRSKFGARLEPFAYVDIQLYPGRNLDTVTQVHTVEAFASEIVADYGRYTTACAVLETAERLAGEERAPAPRLHTLTAGALRALASHQRPHELILDAFLLRAMGFAGWAPALDECARCATPGPHRAFHVAAGGAVCVHCRPPGSATPAVGVLDLMHALYRGEWSGIDAVPEPVRRQASGLTAAHLQWHLERQLRTLPLIERSRPHGVAEESRVG encoded by the coding sequence GTGCGTTTGTATCGGGACCATGCGGTGGTGTTGCGCCAGCACAAGCTGGGGGAGGCCGATCGTATCGTCACGTTGCTGACGCGGCAGCACGGGCTGGTGCGGGCGGTGGCCAAGGGGGTGCGGCGGACGCGGTCGAAGTTCGGGGCTCGGCTGGAGCCGTTCGCCTATGTCGACATTCAGCTGTATCCGGGGCGCAACCTCGATACCGTCACCCAGGTGCACACGGTGGAGGCGTTCGCGTCGGAGATCGTCGCCGACTACGGGCGCTACACCACCGCGTGCGCGGTGCTCGAGACCGCCGAGCGGCTGGCCGGTGAGGAGCGCGCTCCGGCGCCGCGGCTGCACACCCTGACCGCCGGCGCCCTGCGCGCCCTCGCCTCCCACCAGCGCCCGCACGAGCTGATCCTGGACGCATTCCTGTTGCGCGCCATGGGTTTCGCGGGCTGGGCCCCGGCGTTGGACGAATGCGCCCGGTGTGCCACGCCGGGCCCGCACCGGGCCTTCCACGTGGCGGCCGGGGGAGCGGTGTGCGTGCACTGCCGCCCGCCGGGCTCGGCGACTCCGGCCGTCGGTGTGCTGGATCTGATGCACGCCCTGTATCGCGGCGAATGGTCCGGCATCGATGCCGTGCCCGAACCGGTCCGCCGCCAGGCCAGCGGCCTCACCGCCGCTCACCTGCAATGGCATCTGGAACGCCAGCTACGCACCCTGCCGCTCATCGAGCGCTCTCGTCCGCACGGGGTGGCGGAGGAGAGCCGCGTCGGCTGA